TTGGAATAGGCTCGTTTGCGAGATAGTGATCGCGAAGTTCATCGCCGTACTGATCGTTCTTGATCTTGTTGCGGTTCTGATATTGAGACTCCAACTGTGAAAGATATTCAGACTTCATACGGTCGAACTCGCCCGGAGTGAAACCGAACTGACGCGCGCGCTGTGCTTCACGATACAGAGCTTTCAGTGCTTCGATGTCCTTTCCTTCCTTAGCCGTAGCAGACAACTGGAATGCACCCTTTGTATTTGAAATTATATAGTCGCCGTCAAAGCCATAAGCATTGATAAATGGGCAGTCAGCTTTCTGAACCATCTCGCTGAAACGCTGATTGAGCATCATTGCAATCATATCTCTCAGATAGCTGTCGAGGAGATAGAACATATCGCTCTTCATTTCCTTTGGAGTGGCGTCGTGCTTCATAGCAATGCCGATGGAAGTGCGCTGCATTTCCTTATCCTTGTCGAATACGTAGAGTGCCTCCTTGTTGTCAGGCACCTGTTCTTCAACCACCTGAGCGGCATTTGCCGGAACAGTAACGTTTGCCCAGAGTTTCTTGATTTCCGCTTCGGTGTGATCCACGTCAATATCACCTACAACGATGATACACTGGTTGTCCGGACGGTACCATTTGTGATAGTAGTCGCGCAAAGCCTGATACTCAAACTTATCGACAACGCTCATCAGACCGATTGGCAGACGCTTTCCGTACTTAGCTCCCGGATAGAGCTTTGGCAAAGCACGGTCGTAGATTCGCATAATCGGAGACTGACCGTTCAGCCATTCCTGATGGATAACGCCACGCTCCTTGTCGATTTCCTTGTCTGAAAGTGTAAGACCGTTTGACCAGTCCTTCATAATCAGCAAACAAGAGTCGAGTGCGCTCTGTCGTGTCGTCGGCACATTGCAAACACGGTAAACCGTCTGGTCAATGCTTGTATAAGCATTCAGGTCGCTACCAAATTCAACACCGAGAGAACGGGTGAACTCCAACAGCGTTGAATCAGGGAAGTGCTCGGAACCATTGAACGCCATGTGCTCAAGGAAGTGAGCCAAACCACGCTGATGTTCTTCTTCCTGAATAGAACCCACACGCTGAGCGATGTAGAAGTTAGCTACTTTTTCAGGCCATTCATTGTGCAGAATGTAATAAGTCAAGCCGTTGCTGAGCTTACCTTGCCTTACGTTCTTATTAACAGGAATTGGTCCCATCTGCTGAGCAGACACCATTCCGGCAACAAAAAGAAAGGCAACCAAAAATAAATGTTTAATTTTCATTTTATTACAGGTTAAAATCAATAATTTATTATCAATGAGACAAAGGTACATAAATTCCTCCAACATCGCCATATTTTCGTATTTTTTTCACATTATTATTAGAAAAAACACATATAGAAAGTGGATTTCCACGGTTTAAATGGAAATTTATGACTGTGTTAGGATTAAGAGACCCAACCTACGAATTGTATCGAATGTTTCTCGGATGATGCTCCAATATCTCTTGCCGGAGCGTCGTGGTGTCAATATGCGTGTATATTTCTGTGGTACCGATACTTTCGTGTCCGAGCATTGCCTGAATGGCACGCAGGTCCGCGCCTCCCTCCAACAAAGCAGTGGCGAAGGAATGGCGCAACGTATGAGGGGAAATAGTTTTCAGAATCCCCGCATCCTTTGCATAGTTCTTTATCATTATGAGAATCATCGTTCGGGTAAGATGGGCACCACGCCGATTCAGGAACACATAGTCCTCCTCTCCGGGTTTTATTTTCATCACATTACGGTCCATAAACCAGTAGCCAAGCTCCTCTATTGCCCGAGGCGAAATAGGCACGAGGCGTTCCTTGCTGCCCTTTCCCATCACACGCACGAACTGCTCTTCCAGATAGAGATTCGAGAGCTTGAGATTCGTAAGTTCCGAAACACGAAGCCCACAGGAGAACAACACCTCGATAATCGCCTTATTGCGGTGTCCCTCCCATTTGCTCAAGTCAATGGCTTTTTCGAGCATATCCACCTCTTCCGTCGAAAGCACTTCGGGCAGATGCTGCGGCTGCTTGGGAGATTCGAGCAGTTCCGTGGGGTCGTTTTCGAGATAGCCGTCGAGCACCAGATAGTTGTAGAACTGCCTGACGCCGCTCAATATCCTTGCCAGAGAACGGGCACCGATGCCCAAATCGCGAACGGCACCGGCAAAGCGTTCGATGTCTTCCAGTTTGGCGTCCACGACAGAGATGTCTTCTCCCTTCAGAAATACCAGCAACTTCTGCAAATCGCGCATATATGCGTCCAGAGTGTTGGGCGAATAACCCTTCTCCAATTTCAGATAACGCTGATATTTCTGCCTAAAATCAGAAAATGTATCTTTCTTTGTTTCCATTTTCATTGTGTATTTCTACCCTGATTAGAATACAGAGGACAAGAGGACAAGAGAACCAGTTTACAAGGAAAG
The Prevotella sp. HUN102 genome window above contains:
- the xerA gene encoding site-specific tyrosine recombinase/integron integrase, with amino-acid sequence METKKDTFSDFRQKYQRYLKLEKGYSPNTLDAYMRDLQKLLVFLKGEDISVVDAKLEDIERFAGAVRDLGIGARSLARILSGVRQFYNYLVLDGYLENDPTELLESPKQPQHLPEVLSTEEVDMLEKAIDLSKWEGHRNKAIIEVLFSCGLRVSELTNLKLSNLYLEEQFVRVMGKGSKERLVPISPRAIEELGYWFMDRNVMKIKPGEEDYVFLNRRGAHLTRTMILIMIKNYAKDAGILKTISPHTLRHSFATALLEGGADLRAIQAMLGHESIGTTEIYTHIDTTTLRQEILEHHPRNIRYNS